In a single window of the Acipenser ruthenus chromosome 8, fAciRut3.2 maternal haplotype, whole genome shotgun sequence genome:
- the LOC117406727 gene encoding cytoplasmic tyrosine-protein kinase BMX-like produces the protein MDIAPIMEEVLLKMSQQKKKISPKNYKERLFELTKTTLSYYEHEKGKRGNKKGSILIEKIRCVETVHLEEQTPVERQYPFQIVYDEGILYIFANNESSRIKWLEALKHEIKNNSNLFKKYHSGFWADKKFLCCKQAVKNAPGCTLWDSSGKLKPDQCYTNKHLPPIPGQGREHTCLPPIPESGKTSLKIVVALYNYNRQDNTELSLVKGDKYYVLEEHSLDRWKVRDTKGTEGYVPTNQIRERWQSLVICNEGQAPSKLLKAQSLSESTATERFTLRRSHGINHEDSEDSSDNSLSVQSVNVEDYDWYTGNISRAKAEQLLKQKGKEGAFLVRDSSQQGIYTVSVFSLALQDKNGSIRHYRVNVTPDNQYYLAENHLFDSIPKMIQYHQHNAGGIVTRLRHTAAVNVNKVPSSAYGKWELNREEITLLKELGSGQFGVVQLGIWNGKYDVAIKMIKEGSMSEDEFIEEAQIMMKLRHPKLVSLYGVCTKAYPIYIVTEYMSNGCLLDYMKAHGKELQQTQLLEMCLDVCDAMTYLESQQFIHRDLAARNCLVEKDLTVKVSDFGMARYVMDDQYTSSAGTKFPVKWSAPEVLNYTRFSSKSDVWAFGVLMWEVFSLGKQPYDLYDNTQVAQKIMQGYRLYRPQMVNEDFYKVIKSCWHEKAEERPTFQQLLETIQSFLEE, from the exons aaacGAGGAAACAAGAAAGGATCAATTTTAATCGAAAAAATTCGCTGTGTTGAGACCGTCCATCTTGAAGAACAGACTCCGGTCGAGAGACAGTATCCATTCCAG ATTGTGTATGATGAGGGAATTCTGTACATATTTGCAAACAATGAAAGCAGTCGGATAAAATGGTTGGAAGCGTTAAAACACg AAATCAAGAACAATTCAAACCTTTTTAAGAAGTACCACAGCGGTTTCTGGGCAGATAAAAAGTTTCTTTGCTGTAAGCAGGCAGTGAAAAATGCCCCAGGATGCACCTTGTGGGATTCAT cAGGAAAATTGAAGCCAGATCAATGTTATACCAACAAACATCTTCCTCCTATACCTGGACAG GGTAGGGAACACACATGCCTTCCTCCCATCCCGGAGAGCGGGAAAACCTCCCTGAAGATTGTGGTGGCGCTGTACAATTACAACAGACAGGACAACACTGAACTCAGCCTGGTGAAAGGAGACAAGTATTATGTTTTAGAAGAGCATAGTCTTGACAGGTGGAAAGTCAGAGACACGAAAGG GACAGAAGGCTACGTACCCACCAACCAAATACGAGAAAGGTGGCAAAGTCTAGTAATCTG TAATGAAGGGCAAGCTCCCAGTAAACTCTTGAAAGCGCAGTCACTCAGTGAGAGCACAGC AACAGAACGTTTTACCCTCAGACGGTCACATGGAATTAATCA tGAGGATAGTGAAGACAGTTCAGACAATTCTTTAAGCGTGCAATCAGTCAATGTTGAAGACTATGA TTGGTACACAGGAAATATATCTCGAGCTAAAGCAGAACAACTTTTGAAGCAGAAG GGGAAAGAAGGTGCCTTTTTGGTCCGAGATTCAAGCCAACAgggtatatatacagtgtctgTCTTTAGCCTGGCACTTCA AGATAAAAATGGTTCAATTCGGCATTACCGTGTAAACGTTACTCCTGACAATCAGTATTACCTGGCAGAGAATCACCTGTTTGACTCAATCCCGAAAATGATTCAATATCACCAGCACAATGCAGGAG gaATAGTTACTAGACTACGCCACACAGCAGCAGTAAACGTGAACAAGGTGCCATCCTCAGCTTATG GGAAATGGGAGCTGAATCGAGAAGAAATAACCCTTTTGAAAGAGCTGGGCAGCGGGCAGTTTGGAGTGGTGCAGCTGGGGATTTGGAATGGGAAGTACGATGTCGCTATCAAAATGATCAAAGAGGGCTCCATGTCTGAGGATGAATTCATTGAGGAAGCTCAAATAATGAT GAAACTGAGACATCCAAAGCTGGTGTCACTCTATGGAGTTTGTACCAAAGCCTACCCCATCTATATTGTGACCGAATACATGTCCAATGGCTGCCTGCTAGACTACATGAAGGCTCATGGGAAGGAGTTGCAGCAGACGCAGTTGCTAGAGATGTGTCTTGACGTCTGTGATGCCATGACCTACCTGGAGAGCCAGCAGTTTATACACAGAGACTTA GCTGCCAGAAACTGCTTGGTTGAAAAAGACCTGACAGTAAAAGTTTCTGACTTTGGAATGGCCag GTACGTGATGGATGATCAGTACACAAGTTCAGCTGGTACTAAGTTTCCAGTGAAGTGGTCTGCCCCAGAAGTTCTGAATTACACCAGATTCAGTAGCAAATCTGATGTGTGGGCTTTTG GGGTCCTGATGTGGGAGGTGTTCAGTTTGGGAAAGCAGCCTTACGATCTTTATGATAATACCCAAGTGGCTCAGAAGATCATGCAGGGATACAGGCTTTACAGACCACAGATGGTGAATGAAGATTTCTATAAAGTAATCAAAAGCTGCTGGCATGAG aaaGCAGAAGAGCGGCCTACTTTCCAGCAGCTGCTGGAAACTATCCAAAGCTTTCTAGAGGAATGA